A stretch of Rhizobium sp. TH2 DNA encodes these proteins:
- a CDS encoding cupin domain-containing protein, with translation MSSSPLPECKLIRPAIPYDGKQGFSYLEGISKESSGSHGIAMMLLTVPPGGRAKAHMHEGHETAIFIISGEVETFYGANLEHRIMTKAGDMFYIPAGVPHLPVNRSATEPATAVIARTDPNEQESVVLLPELERLAD, from the coding sequence ATGTCATCATCACCGCTTCCCGAATGCAAGCTGATCCGCCCGGCAATCCCCTATGACGGTAAGCAGGGATTTTCCTATCTCGAAGGCATTTCGAAGGAATCCTCCGGCTCGCATGGTATAGCGATGATGCTGCTGACCGTGCCGCCCGGCGGTCGCGCCAAGGCGCATATGCATGAGGGGCACGAGACGGCGATCTTCATCATTTCGGGCGAGGTGGAGACCTTCTACGGCGCCAATCTCGAACACCGTATCATGACCAAGGCCGGCGACATGTTCTACATCCCGGCCGGCGTGCCGCATCTGCCGGTCAACCGGTCGGCGACGGAGCCCGCGACGGCGGTGATCGCGCGCACCGATCCCAACGAACAGGAGAGCGTGGTGTTGTTGCCGGAGCTGGAGAGGCTGGCGGATTAG
- a CDS encoding TetR/AcrR family transcriptional regulator codes for MPIPRAARTQRRTRIQEAKEEQILEAALEVFSMHGFRGATIDQIAEVAGMSKPNLLYYFRTKETMHKALIERVLDTWLDPLREFDAEGNPEAEIRSYIRRKLEMARDFPRESRLFANEVLRGAPLIEDELKGPLKQLVDEKAEVIRAWAKAGKIAKCDPYHLIFSIWSTTQHYADFDVQVRAVLGQEKSGDGRFEDAARYLEQLFMGGLAISK; via the coding sequence ATGCCGATACCGAGGGCAGCACGGACCCAGCGCCGGACACGCATCCAGGAGGCGAAGGAGGAGCAGATTCTCGAGGCCGCGCTGGAGGTCTTCTCCATGCATGGCTTTCGTGGTGCGACGATCGACCAGATCGCCGAGGTCGCCGGCATGTCGAAGCCGAACCTGCTCTATTATTTCCGCACCAAGGAGACGATGCACAAGGCGCTGATCGAGCGCGTGCTCGATACCTGGCTCGATCCGCTGCGGGAATTCGATGCCGAGGGCAATCCGGAAGCCGAGATCCGCAGTTATATCCGCCGCAAGCTGGAAATGGCGCGCGACTTCCCGCGCGAGAGCCGGCTGTTCGCCAATGAAGTACTGCGCGGTGCGCCGCTGATCGAGGACGAGTTGAAGGGGCCGCTCAAGCAATTGGTGGACGAGAAGGCCGAGGTGATCCGCGCCTGGGCGAAGGCCGGCAAGATCGCCAAATGCGACCCTTACCACCTGATCTTCTCGATCTGGTCGACGACGCAGCACTATGCCGACTTCGACGTGCAGGTGCGCGCCGTGCTGGGCCAGGAAAAATCCGGCGACGGGCGTTTCGAGGATGCGGCGCGCTATCTCGAACAGTTGTTCATGGGCGGTCTGGCAATCAGCAAGTAA
- the hydA gene encoding dihydropyrimidinase, producing the protein MTKIIKGGTIVTADLTYKADIRIEGGKIVEIGQNLSGGETLDATGCYVMPGGIDPHVHLEMPFMGTYSTDDFESGTRAGLAGGTTMVVDFCLPGPQQSLLEALQMWDNKTSRANADYSFHMAIIGWNERVFNEMETVVKDRGINTFKHFMAYKGALMVNDDEMFASFQRCAELGALPLVHAENGDVVASMTAKLLAEGNNGPEAHAYSRPPEVEGEATNRAIMLADMAGVPLYVVHTSCEQAHEAIRRARQKGMRVYGEPLIQHLTLDESEYFNKDWDHAARRVMSPPFRSKQHQDSLWAGLQSGSLSVVATDHCAFTTKQKRSGIDNFSLIPNGTGGLEDRMPMLWTYGVATGRLTMNEFVAVTSTNIAKILNIYPKKGAILVGADADIVVWDPKRSKTISASTQQSAIDYNVFEGKEVTGLPRFTLTRGEVAIEEATVKTREGHGQFVKREPFQAVNKALSTWKELVAPRKVERTGIPASGV; encoded by the coding sequence ATGACCAAAATCATCAAGGGCGGCACCATCGTCACCGCCGATCTCACCTACAAGGCCGACATCAGGATCGAGGGCGGCAAGATCGTCGAGATCGGCCAGAACCTCTCGGGCGGCGAGACGCTGGATGCGACCGGCTGCTACGTCATGCCCGGCGGCATCGACCCGCATGTGCACCTCGAAATGCCCTTCATGGGCACCTATTCCACCGATGATTTCGAGAGCGGCACGCGCGCCGGCCTCGCCGGCGGCACGACCATGGTGGTGGATTTCTGCCTGCCCGGGCCGCAGCAATCGCTGCTCGAGGCGCTGCAGATGTGGGACAACAAGACCTCCCGCGCCAATGCCGACTATTCCTTCCACATGGCGATCATCGGCTGGAACGAGCGCGTCTTCAACGAGATGGAGACCGTGGTCAAGGATCGCGGCATCAACACGTTCAAGCACTTCATGGCCTATAAGGGCGCCTTGATGGTGAACGACGACGAGATGTTCGCCTCCTTCCAGCGCTGCGCCGAGCTTGGCGCCCTGCCGCTGGTCCATGCCGAAAACGGCGATGTCGTTGCCTCGATGACCGCCAAGCTGCTCGCCGAAGGCAACAACGGCCCCGAGGCCCATGCCTATTCCCGTCCGCCCGAGGTCGAGGGCGAGGCTACCAACCGCGCCATCATGCTCGCCGACATGGCCGGCGTGCCGCTCTATGTCGTGCATACGTCCTGCGAACAGGCGCATGAAGCCATCCGCCGCGCCCGCCAGAAGGGCATGCGCGTCTATGGCGAGCCGCTCATCCAGCACCTGACGCTCGACGAGAGCGAGTATTTCAACAAGGACTGGGATCATGCCGCCCGCCGCGTCATGTCGCCCCCCTTCCGTTCGAAGCAGCATCAGGACAGCCTCTGGGCCGGCCTGCAATCGGGCTCGCTCTCGGTCGTGGCGACCGACCACTGCGCCTTCACCACCAAGCAGAAGCGCTCAGGCATCGACAATTTCTCCCTGATCCCGAATGGCACGGGCGGCCTTGAAGACCGTATGCCGATGCTCTGGACCTACGGCGTTGCAACGGGCCGGCTGACCATGAACGAGTTCGTCGCGGTCACCTCCACCAACATCGCCAAGATCCTCAACATCTACCCGAAAAAAGGCGCGATCCTGGTCGGCGCCGATGCCGATATCGTGGTCTGGGACCCAAAACGCTCCAAGACCATCTCGGCCTCGACCCAGCAATCGGCGATCGACTACAACGTCTTCGAAGGCAAGGAAGTCACCGGGCTGCCGCGCTTCACGCTCACCCGCGGCGAAGTGGCCATCGAGGAAGCGACCGTCAAGACCAGGGAAGGCCACGGCCAGTTCGTCAAGCGCGAACCGTTCCAGGCGGTCAACAAGGCGCTTTCGACCTGGAAGGAACTCGTGGCGCCACGGAAAGTGGAGCGCACGGGTATCCCAGCGAGCGGGGTGTGA
- a CDS encoding Zn-dependent hydrolase → MTARGENMRINSDRLWDSLMDMARIGPGIAGGNNRQTLTDFDNEGRHLFKQWCEASGMTMAVDKMGTMFATRPGTDPEALPVYVGSHLDTQPTGGKYDGVLGVLAGLEVIRSMNDLDIKTKHPIVVTNWTNEEGARFAPAMLASGVFAGVHTMDYAYDRKDPEGKSFGDELKRIGWVGEEEVGARKMHAYFEYHIEQGPILEAENKQIGVVTHGQGLWWLEFTLTGKEAHTGSTPMNLRVNAGLAMARIMEMVQGVAMQNQPGCVGGVGQVFFSPNSRNVLPGKVVFTVDIRSPIQAKLDRMRAEIEAEAAKICSALGVGCSVEAVGHFDPVTFDPALVTAVRKAAEDLGYSHMDIISGAGHDACWTARVAPSTMIMCPCVGGLSHNEAEDISKEWAAAGADVLLRAVVETAGIVE, encoded by the coding sequence GTGACCGCACGCGGCGAGAACATGCGCATCAACAGCGACCGGCTGTGGGATTCGCTGATGGACATGGCCAGGATCGGCCCGGGCATCGCAGGCGGCAACAACCGCCAGACGTTGACCGATTTCGACAATGAAGGCCGCCACCTGTTCAAACAGTGGTGCGAGGCATCAGGCATGACCATGGCCGTCGACAAGATGGGCACGATGTTCGCGACCCGCCCCGGCACCGATCCCGAAGCGCTCCCCGTCTATGTCGGCTCCCACCTCGACACCCAGCCGACCGGCGGTAAGTATGACGGTGTGCTCGGCGTGCTCGCCGGCCTCGAAGTCATCCGCTCGATGAACGATCTCGACATCAAGACCAAGCACCCGATCGTCGTGACCAATTGGACCAACGAGGAAGGTGCCCGCTTCGCCCCCGCCATGCTCGCCTCCGGCGTCTTCGCGGGCGTGCACACGATGGACTATGCCTATGATCGCAAGGACCCCGAGGGCAAAAGCTTCGGCGATGAACTCAAGCGCATCGGCTGGGTCGGCGAGGAAGAAGTCGGCGCCCGCAAGATGCACGCCTATTTCGAATATCACATCGAACAGGGCCCGATCCTCGAAGCGGAAAACAAGCAGATCGGCGTCGTCACTCATGGCCAGGGCCTCTGGTGGCTGGAATTCACGCTCACCGGCAAGGAAGCCCATACCGGTTCGACGCCGATGAATCTCCGCGTCAATGCCGGCCTCGCGATGGCCCGGATCATGGAAATGGTGCAGGGCGTGGCGATGCAGAACCAGCCGGGCTGCGTCGGCGGCGTCGGCCAGGTGTTCTTCTCGCCCAATTCGCGCAACGTGCTACCGGGCAAAGTGGTGTTCACGGTCGATATCCGTTCGCCGATCCAGGCCAAGCTCGACCGCATGCGCGCGGAAATCGAGGCCGAGGCGGCAAAAATCTGTTCCGCCCTCGGCGTCGGCTGTTCCGTCGAAGCCGTCGGTCATTTCGATCCTGTGACCTTCGACCCGGCGCTGGTCACCGCCGTCCGCAAGGCGGCCGAAGACCTCGGCTACAGCCACATGGACATCATATCAGGCGCCGGCCACGACGCCTGCTGGACCGCCAGGGTCGCCCCCTCCACCATGATCATGTGCCCCTGCGTCGGCGGCCTTTCCCACAACGAAGCCGAGGACATCTCCAAGGAATGGGCCGCCGCCGGCGCCGACGTGCTGCTGCGCGCGGTAGTGGAAACGGCGGGGATTGTGGAGTGA